One stretch of Oncorhynchus keta strain PuntledgeMale-10-30-2019 chromosome 18, Oket_V2, whole genome shotgun sequence DNA includes these proteins:
- the LOC118397575 gene encoding olfactory receptor 5P3-like isoform X1: MLAYIKELSGTLSIRDSANTVDQFTIICLFFCCKVFYRNMEPNNRTTHTVTEFLITGFDEVQHPKLVGLAILFALFLILIGSITNICVIAFNKPLHTPMYFFICSLAMVDIVYTSGISVTMLNVLLGEERRVPYAPCMIQCFLFTLGSTMEPFAIALMAYDRLIAISYPLRYQTILTNKNVCLLIIATWAVGCMFASLFTGLVNNLPFCGSNKLQYSFCEYAALVRAACVNPTYYFNAISAVGTTILWVNLALIFFSYMKIVYVVIQMSSSKDRRKTFNTCVSHMIVVACFFIPKVLLMLVTRVGLVLTLSHRNGLIIGSTLGPSLVNPLVYCLKTKEIRGRLKYIFKRSEISPNM, encoded by the coding sequence ATGTTGGCCTACATTAAAGAATTGTCTGGCACACTCTCCATTAGAGATTCTGCTAATACTGTAGATCAATTTACAATAATCTGCCTCTTTTTTTGTTGTAAAGTATTTTACAGGAACATGGAGCcaaacaacagaacaacacatacgGTTACAGAATTCCTCATCACAGGATTTGATGAAGTACAACACCCAAAGCTGGTGGGACTAGCCATTTTGTTCGCCCTCTTTCTCATTCTGATCGGAAGCATCACTAACATTTGTGTCATAGCATTCAACAAGCCTCTGCATACCCCCATGTACTTTTTTATTTGCTCGCTGGCAATGGTAGACATAGTCTACACCAGCGGCATTAGTGTTACAATGCTTAACGTTCTCCTTGGTGAGGAGAGAAGAGTCCCCTATGCACCCTGCATGATACAGTGCTTCTTATTTACTTTAGGAAGCACTATGGAACCCTTCGCTATTGCTCTGATGGCTTATGATCGCCTTATTGCAATTTCATATCCTCTTCGATATCAGACTATCTTAACTAATAAAAATGTATGTTTACTTATAATAGCGACTTGGGCAGTAGGCTGCATGTTTGCCAGTTTGTTTACTGGCTTGGTGAACAATCTGCCCTTTTGTGGCTCAAATAAACTCCAATACAGCTTTTGTGAATATGCAGCATTAGTAAGAGCAGCATGTGTGAATCCTACATATTATTTCAACGCAATATCTGCTGTGGGGACTACTATATTATGGGTTAATTTAGCCTTGATATTCTTCTCATACATGAAGATAGTTTATGTAGTGATACAAATGTCTTCATCCAAAGACAGGAGGAAAACATTTAACACCTGTGTCTCCCACATGATAGTGGTGGCTTGCTTCTTTATCCCCAAGGTGTTGTTAATGTTGGTCACCAGGGTTGGTTTGGTTCTCACGCTCTCTCATAGAAATGGCCTAATCATTGGCTCTACTCTGGGCCCCTCTCTTGTGAACCCACTTGTGTATTGTCTCAAAACCAAGGAGATTAGAGGGCgcctgaaatatattttcaagaGATCTGAAATTAGTCCAAATATGTAA
- the LOC118397575 gene encoding olfactory receptor 5P3-like isoform X2, translating to MEPNNRTTHTVTEFLITGFDEVQHPKLVGLAILFALFLILIGSITNICVIAFNKPLHTPMYFFICSLAMVDIVYTSGISVTMLNVLLGEERRVPYAPCMIQCFLFTLGSTMEPFAIALMAYDRLIAISYPLRYQTILTNKNVCLLIIATWAVGCMFASLFTGLVNNLPFCGSNKLQYSFCEYAALVRAACVNPTYYFNAISAVGTTILWVNLALIFFSYMKIVYVVIQMSSSKDRRKTFNTCVSHMIVVACFFIPKVLLMLVTRVGLVLTLSHRNGLIIGSTLGPSLVNPLVYCLKTKEIRGRLKYIFKRSEISPNM from the coding sequence ATGGAGCcaaacaacagaacaacacatacgGTTACAGAATTCCTCATCACAGGATTTGATGAAGTACAACACCCAAAGCTGGTGGGACTAGCCATTTTGTTCGCCCTCTTTCTCATTCTGATCGGAAGCATCACTAACATTTGTGTCATAGCATTCAACAAGCCTCTGCATACCCCCATGTACTTTTTTATTTGCTCGCTGGCAATGGTAGACATAGTCTACACCAGCGGCATTAGTGTTACAATGCTTAACGTTCTCCTTGGTGAGGAGAGAAGAGTCCCCTATGCACCCTGCATGATACAGTGCTTCTTATTTACTTTAGGAAGCACTATGGAACCCTTCGCTATTGCTCTGATGGCTTATGATCGCCTTATTGCAATTTCATATCCTCTTCGATATCAGACTATCTTAACTAATAAAAATGTATGTTTACTTATAATAGCGACTTGGGCAGTAGGCTGCATGTTTGCCAGTTTGTTTACTGGCTTGGTGAACAATCTGCCCTTTTGTGGCTCAAATAAACTCCAATACAGCTTTTGTGAATATGCAGCATTAGTAAGAGCAGCATGTGTGAATCCTACATATTATTTCAACGCAATATCTGCTGTGGGGACTACTATATTATGGGTTAATTTAGCCTTGATATTCTTCTCATACATGAAGATAGTTTATGTAGTGATACAAATGTCTTCATCCAAAGACAGGAGGAAAACATTTAACACCTGTGTCTCCCACATGATAGTGGTGGCTTGCTTCTTTATCCCCAAGGTGTTGTTAATGTTGGTCACCAGGGTTGGTTTGGTTCTCACGCTCTCTCATAGAAATGGCCTAATCATTGGCTCTACTCTGGGCCCCTCTCTTGTGAACCCACTTGTGTATTGTCTCAAAACCAAGGAGATTAGAGGGCgcctgaaatatattttcaagaGATCTGAAATTAGTCCAAATATGTAA